One window of uncultured Trichococcus sp. genomic DNA carries:
- a CDS encoding xanthine phosphoribosyltransferase — protein sequence MKLLEERILKDGIVLGDNVLKVDNFLNHQIDPVLMQQLGDEFARYFADKKITKILTVETSGIVPAVFTGLALGVKVVFARKQKSLTMKDNLYSATVYSFTKDVTNEITISKNYLDADDNVLIIDDFLANGQATNGLMEICNQAGAEIAGVGIVIEKSFQKGRKILEEQGIDVYSLARIKSFENGTVQFIEE from the coding sequence ATGAAATTGCTTGAAGAGCGCATATTGAAGGATGGCATCGTGTTGGGGGACAACGTGTTGAAGGTGGACAATTTCTTGAACCATCAGATTGACCCGGTATTGATGCAACAATTGGGGGATGAATTTGCAAGGTATTTTGCCGACAAAAAAATCACCAAGATTCTGACGGTGGAGACATCCGGCATCGTGCCTGCGGTATTCACGGGCTTGGCGTTGGGCGTGAAAGTTGTTTTTGCAAGAAAACAAAAAAGTTTGACGATGAAAGACAATCTGTATTCGGCCACCGTCTACTCATTCACGAAAGATGTCACCAATGAAATCACAATCTCCAAAAACTATTTGGATGCGGACGACAATGTGCTGATCATCGACGACTTTTTGGCCAATGGACAGGCAACAAACGGTTTGATGGAGATCTGCAACCAAGCCGGAGCGGAGATTGCTGGCGTCGGTATCGTCATCGAAAAATCATTCCAAAAAGGCAGGAAAATATTGGAAGAACAGGGCATCGATGTCTATTCATTGGCGCGCATCAAGTCCTTTGAAAACGGAACGGTGCAGTTCATCGAAGAATAG
- a CDS encoding aminotransferase class I/II-fold pyridoxal phosphate-dependent enzyme, with translation MRIETQCLHEGYHPGNGEPSALPIYQSTTFRYDSTEHIGKLFDLTAAGHMYSRISNPTVAAVEEKIAAMEGGVGALCTTSGQAATMISLMNILKEGDHFISTASIYGGTINLFAVTLKRFGIECTFVDQELPEEEIQKMFKPNTKAVFGETIANPALSVLDIEKWAAIAHKNNVPLIVDNTFPTPYLCRPFEFGADIVVHSTSKYMDGHAVQMGGVIVDSGNFDWKNGNFPEFTEPDESYHGIVYTDSFEKAAYITKARVQMMRDMGAYPTANAAFLLNLGLETLPVRMDRHCSNALKVAEYFKKSEKVEFVNYPGLEGDKYHELAKKYLPLGTCGVISLSIEGSRENAIKFMDSLKLASNEVHVADIRTCVLHPASSTHRQLTDEQLAAAGITPGLIRFSVGLENVDDIIEDIEQALATLNLDAKPYTV, from the coding sequence ATGAGAATCGAAACACAATGTTTACACGAAGGGTATCATCCTGGGAACGGCGAGCCAAGTGCGCTGCCGATTTACCAAAGTACGACATTCAGATATGATTCAACGGAACATATCGGGAAATTATTCGATTTGACGGCTGCCGGACATATGTATTCGCGCATCTCAAATCCTACAGTCGCAGCCGTAGAAGAAAAAATTGCGGCGATGGAGGGTGGCGTAGGGGCTTTGTGCACAACATCCGGGCAAGCAGCCACCATGATCAGCTTGATGAACATCCTGAAGGAGGGCGATCATTTCATCAGTACCGCCTCCATTTATGGCGGAACCATCAATCTTTTTGCCGTAACTTTGAAGCGCTTCGGAATCGAATGCACCTTTGTCGATCAGGAACTGCCTGAGGAAGAAATCCAAAAAATGTTCAAACCGAACACAAAGGCTGTATTCGGCGAAACCATCGCAAACCCGGCCTTGTCCGTCCTGGATATCGAAAAATGGGCAGCGATCGCGCACAAAAACAACGTGCCTTTGATCGTGGACAACACGTTCCCGACGCCATACCTTTGCAGGCCATTCGAGTTTGGAGCCGACATCGTGGTCCATTCCACCTCGAAATACATGGATGGCCACGCTGTGCAGATGGGCGGGGTCATTGTCGACAGCGGCAATTTTGACTGGAAGAACGGCAATTTTCCAGAATTCACCGAACCGGATGAATCCTACCACGGCATCGTCTATACGGACAGCTTTGAAAAAGCTGCGTATATCACAAAAGCACGGGTACAGATGATGAGGGACATGGGTGCGTACCCAACCGCCAACGCCGCCTTCTTGCTGAATCTGGGGCTTGAAACGCTGCCTGTAAGAATGGACAGACACTGCAGCAACGCCTTGAAAGTTGCTGAATATTTCAAAAAATCCGAAAAAGTCGAATTTGTGAACTATCCGGGCTTAGAAGGAGACAAGTACCACGAATTGGCAAAAAAATATCTGCCGCTCGGAACGTGCGGCGTCATTTCGCTTTCGATCGAAGGCAGCAGAGAAAATGCCATCAAATTCATGGACAGCCTGAAGCTGGCTTCCAATGAAGTCCATGTGGCCGACATCCGGACTTGCGTGCTCCATCCGGCAAGTTCAACCCACAGACAGCTGACCGATGAACAATTGGCGGCAGCAGGCATCACACCTGGCCTGATCCGCTTTTCGGTAGGGCTTGAAAACGTGGATGATATCATCGAAGACATCGAGCAAGCTTTGGCAACCCTGAATTTGGATGCAAAACCTTATACAGTCTGA
- a CDS encoding TraX family protein, with protein MAYNNKTALIKWIAILTMTIDHIGYYLFPSLLFLRVVGRIAFPCFLYTTVKGVKETRDFRKYLLRLVLTGVISMPITAQTGNVFNILFTLALFALSIKDYRFILPAIFLVQFTEYGLYGLVMGWTIYVLAEKQVGAGIALFLLVNAMQLPSLQGFAALALIPLLLPVAFPIRPLPKWAGYAYYPIHQVVLMLIARLM; from the coding sequence ATGGCGTACAACAACAAGACAGCGCTCATCAAATGGATCGCGATCCTCACCATGACGATCGACCACATCGGCTATTATCTGTTCCCTTCATTACTTTTTTTGCGTGTCGTCGGACGCATCGCCTTCCCCTGTTTTTTGTATACGACCGTGAAAGGGGTAAAGGAAACGCGTGACTTCCGCAAATATCTGCTGCGTTTGGTGCTGACCGGCGTCATCAGCATGCCAATAACCGCACAAACAGGAAATGTCTTCAATATCCTGTTCACTTTGGCTCTTTTTGCCTTATCGATCAAAGACTACCGGTTCATCTTGCCGGCAATCTTTTTGGTCCAATTTACGGAATACGGTTTGTATGGCTTGGTGATGGGCTGGACAATTTATGTGCTGGCGGAAAAACAGGTCGGAGCGGGAATTGCTTTATTTTTATTGGTGAATGCCATGCAATTGCCCTCGTTGCAGGGATTCGCTGCCTTGGCGCTCATCCCGTTGCTTCTGCCGGTTGCTTTCCCGATCAGGCCGCTGCCGAAATGGGCCGGGTATGCCTACTATCCGATCCATCAAGTTGTCCTTATGCTTATCGCCAGGCTGATGTGA